In Raphanus sativus cultivar WK10039 chromosome 5, ASM80110v3, whole genome shotgun sequence, the following proteins share a genomic window:
- the LOC108857773 gene encoding ATP-dependent Clp protease proteolytic subunit-related protein 2, chloroplastic produces MAVSFNTTLHQCSLSPSCSIKLYSGLKPQSASFLTNGYQNLNKEFYGRIHKSLESGTGKASRSRVKMMPIGTPRVPYRNREEGTWQWVDIWNALYRERVIFIGQNIDEEFSNQILATMLYLDTLDDSRRIYMYLNGPGGDLTPSLAIYDTMKSLKSPVGTHCVGLAYNLAGFLLAAGEKGQRFAMPLSRIALTSPAGAARGQADDIQNEAKELSRIRDYLFNELAKNTGQPAERIFKDLSRVKRFNAEEAMEYGLIDKIVRPPRIKADAPRQEETAGLG; encoded by the exons CTGTAGCATCAAACTTTATTCTGGGTTGAAGCCTCAATCTGCAA GCTTTTTGACAAATGGGTATCAGAATCTGAATAAGGAGTTCTATGGCAGGATCCACAAGAGTTTGGAATCCGG GACTGGGAAAGCGAGTAGGTCACGGGTGAAGATGATGCCAATAGGCACACCTAGAGTGCCTTACAGAAACCGAGAAGAAGGCACTTGGCAATGGGTCGACATTTGGAATGCCCTT TATCGAGAGCGTGTAATCTTCATTGGACAAAACATAGATGAAGAGTTTAGCAACCAGATATTAGCAACTATGTTGTATCTTGATACACTTGATGACTCGAGGAGGATTTATATGTACCTTAATGGACCAGGCGGGGAT CTTACTCCAAGTCTGGCTATCTATGATACGATGAAGAGCTTGAAGAGTCCTGTAGGGACACATTGTGTCGGGCTTGCTTATAACCTTGCAGGTTTTCTTCTTGCTGCTGGTGAGAAG GGTCAACGGTTTGCGATGCCATTGTCAAGAATAGCCCTCACGTCACCAGCTGGTGCAGCCCGTGGACAG GCTGATGATATACAAAACGAAGCAAAAGAGCTTTCAAGGATAAGAGATTACCTCTTCAATGAGCTAGCCAAGAATACAGGGCAGCCTGCGGAAAGG ATATTCAAAGACTTGAGCAGAGTGAAAAGGTTCAACGCAGAAGAAGCTATGGAGTATGGGCTTATCGATAAGATTGTTAGACCACCTCGTATCAAAGCGGACGCTCCTCGCCAAGAAGAAACTGCAGGTCTCGGTtaa